The Coregonus clupeaformis isolate EN_2021a chromosome 13, ASM2061545v1, whole genome shotgun sequence genome includes a region encoding these proteins:
- the LOC121578943 gene encoding fibroin heavy chain-like yields MDQVGQEGPLVLEQLEVQGLGQKRGLGLELGRVLEVCLVGPEANLINMEVQDLHLALAQEWEEMALCQEQGETRQAQEEQAQEEQAQAQAGRGGTGGAGTGAGGEPGGAGGVLEGSGSSGGPGDGTGLTAGALGGGVGDTGIPIIGVKPDKSGLGGTAIPGGIAVPEIGAEVVQPSAGADRVGVPSGGAAVGDITGVGTLPGAKPLKAPRGDTPGEGDGDTGGGPRGVGGGPGGAGGVGSGSGGVGRDGDGKEGAGGGQEGTGGKDGGAVRVGGGPNGAGGPGGSGTGGGGAGVGPGGVGGGAGPGSSDKPPKGYGAGGAGSLGAGGVGGAGVTGGAGLVPGTGGAGDVGVGTPKPGKSYGAGGAGGVLPGGGLRYPTGAGIGLGSGKPGKGYGAGQLGAGGQGPGGYGAGPGGYGAGPGGYGTGPGGYGARPGGYGAGPGSYGAGPGGYGAGAGPGGYGAGPGGYRAGAGPGGYGSKPGKTGGAGAGGVGGGLGGAGSHGAVGAGAGPGGVGGGLGGGEGRGQGGAGPGGYGPGGGGPAGYRPGGAGSRYPTGAGTGTGTGTGKPPKSYGEAVGAGAGLGGYGPGGTGAGLGGAGARPGGAGAGQGGYGAGPKGYGPGGAGPGGAGVRPGGAEAGPGGYGAGPGGYGPGGAGVGPGGYGPGGAGVGPSGYGPGGTGVGPGGYGPGGAGVGPGGAGVGPGGYGPGGAGVGPGGYGSGGARVGPGGYGPGGAGVGPGGYGPGGPGVGPGGYGPGGSGAHKYGMLSGALGGGQAAGQGRVPGGGAGTGLGQGGVPGSGIGGGIGPGAGYGSGVGTHGGYGPGGGAGTGLGQGRAGAGPGGFGPGGAGAGQGTGAGGYDANAKARKYGMLSGALGTPGGGQAAGLGRVPGGGAGTGLGQGGVPGSGIGGGIGPGAGYGSGVGTHGGYGPGGGAGTGLGQERAGAGPGGFGPGGAGAGQGTGAGGYDANAKARKYGMLSGALGTPGGGQAAGLGRVPGGGAGTGLGQGGVPGSGIGGGRGVPGGYVPGSGYGTVGGYGPGGGAGTGLGQGGVGAIPGGYGAGPGGYGPGGAGQGQGAVKPNKSGYGSSSLGGAHFGPGGGAGGVPGAGDARRRGGVPGGYGVGEVGQAGQKSKAQKAAKYTAMQGFLGARSYRGGADCQGKYCGRRRK; encoded by the exons ATG GACCAGGTGGGGCAGGAGGGGCCCTTGGTGCTGGAGCAGCTGGAGGTGCAGGGGCTGGGACAGAAACGGGGACTGGGACTGGAGCTGGGACGGGTGCTGGAG GTGTGCCTGGTGGGGCCGGAAGCAAACCTGATAAATATG GAGGTGCAGGACCTACACCTGGCCCTGGCACAGGAGTGGGAGGAGATGGCACTGTGTCAGGAGCAGGGAGAGACGAGACAGGCGCAGGAGGAGCAGGCACaggaggagcaggcacaggcgcAGG CAGGAAGAGGGGGTACAGGAGGAGCAGGCACAGGAGCAGGAG GTGAGCCTGGTGGTGCCGGTGGGGTTCTAGAAGGATCTGGAAGTTCCGGTGGCCCAGGAGATG GTACCGGCCTCACAGCTGGCGCTCTCGGAGGAGGGGTGGGAGACACAGGAATCCCTATCATTGGAGTAAAACCAG ATAAATCGGGGCTCGGAGGGACAGCAATCCCAG GTGGAATTGCAGTGCCAGAAA TTGGTGCTGAAGTTGTTCAACCCAGTG CTGGAGCTG atcgGGTAGGAGTTCCCTCTGGAG GTGCTGCTGTCGGTGATATCACTGGAGTGGGGACGCTACCTGGAGCTAAACCTCTGAAGGCTCCAAGAGGAGATACACCTGGTGAAGGAGATGGAGATACAGGAGGAGGACCAAGAGGTGTTGGAggaggtcctggtggtgcaggaGGAGTAGGCAGTGGATCTGGCGGAGTGGGAAGAGATGGTGATGGTAaagaaggagcaggaggaggacagGAAGGAACAGGGGGGAAAGACGGTGGTGCAGTTAGAGTGGGAGGAGGTCCTAATGGTGCAGGGGGACCTGGAGGTTCAGGAACAGGAGGTGGAGGAGCAGGAGTAGGACCTGGAGGAGTTGGAGGAGGAGCAGGACCAGGCAGCAGTGACAAACCACCCAAAG GTTACGGAGCAGGTGGAGCTGGCAGTCTGGGTGCAGGAGGTGTTGGAGGTGCAGGAGTAACAGGAGGAGCCGGTCTGGTCCCTGGGACTGGTGGTGCCGGTGATGTAGGAGTTGGAACCCCCAAACCAGGAAAAA GTTACGGAGCTGGTGGAGCTGGAGGGGTCCTGCCAGGTGGAG GTCTACGTTACCCAACTGGGGCTGGAATAGGACTGGGCTCAGGGAAGCCAGGCAAAG GATATGGTGCTGGCCAACTTGGAGCAGGAGGACAAGGTCCTGGAGGATATGGTGCTGGACCAGGCGGATACGGTGCCGGTCCTGGAGGATACGGCACTGGACCTGGTGGCTATGGGGCCAGACCCGGTGGTTATGGTGCTGGTCCAGGCAGTTATGGGGCTGGCCCGGGAGGTTATGGGGCTGGAGCTGGTCCCGGTGGCTATGGTGCTGGGCCAGGTGGCtacagggctggggctgggccTGGAGGCTATGGATCCAAGCCAGGCAAGACTGGAGGTGCTGGGGCCGGTGGTGTTGGTGGAGGTCTGGGTGGAGCTGGAAGCCATGGTGCTGTAGGAGCCGGAGCAGGACCAGGAGGAGTGGGTGGAGGTCTAGGAGGAGGTGAAGGAAGAGGTCAAGGTGGAGCTGGACCAGGGGGCTATGGACCAGGTGGAGGTGGACCAGCTGGCTATAGACCAGGTGGAGCTGGTAGCAGATACCCCACAGGCGCTGGAACTGGTACAGGAACTGGCACTGGAAAACCACCTAAAA GCTATGGGGAAGCCGTTGGAGCTGGAGCTGGGCTTGGTGGTTATGGACCAGGAGGAACTGGGGCCGGACTAGGTGGAGCTGGAGCCAGACCAGGTGGGGCTGGGGCCGGACAAGGTGGATATGGTGCCGGACCTAAAGGTTATGGACCAGGTGGAGCAGGGCCGGGAGGAGCTGGGGTCAGACCAGGTGGAGCAGAGGCCGGACCTGGTGGCTACGGTGCTGGGCCTGGAGGTTATGGACCAGGTGGAGCTGGGGTGGGACCAGGTGGATATGGACCAGGTGGAGCTGGGGTGGGACCAAGTGGATATGGACCAGGTGGAACTGGGGTGGGACCAGGTGGATATGGACCAGGTGGAGCTGGGGTGGGACCAGGTGGAGCTGGGGTGGGACCAGGTGGATATGGACCAGGTGGAGCTGGGGTGGGACCAGGTGGATATGGATCAGGTGGCGCTAGGGTGGGACCAGGTGGATATGGACCAGGTGGAGCTGGGGTGGGACCAGGTGGATATGGACCAGGTGGACCTGGGGTGGGACCAGGTGGATATGGACCAGGTGGATCTGGAGCTCATAAATATG GTATGCTAAGTGGTGCCCTTGGAGGAGGACAAGCAGCTGGCCAGGGAAGAGTGCCAGGAGGGGGAGCAGGGACTGGACTAGGCCAGGGAGGAGTGCCTGGATCTGGGATTGGTGGTGGTATTGGTCCGGGTGCTGGGTATGGATCTGGTGTTGGAACTCATGGTGGTTATGGACCAGGAGGGGGTGCTGGGACCGGACTTGGTCAGGGAAGAGCTGGGGCTGGACCAGGTGGCTTTGGACCAGGTGGAGCTGGGGCTGGACAGGGAACTGGAGCTGGAG GGTATGACGCAAATGCAAAAGCTCGTAAATATG GAATGCTAAGTGGTGCCCTTGGGACCCCAGGAGGAGGACAGGCAGCCGGCCTGGGAAGAGTGCCAGGAGGGGGAGCAGGGACTGGACTAGGCCAGGGAGGAGTGCCTGGATCTGGGATTGGTGGTGGTATTGGTCCGGGTGCTGGGTATGGATCTGGTGTTGGAACTCATGGTGGTTATGGACCAGGAGGGGGTGCTGGGACCGGACTTGGTCAGGAAAGAGCTGGGGCTGGACCAGGTGGCTTTGGACCAGGTGGAGCTGGGGCTGGACAGGGAACTGGAGCTGGAG GGTATGACGCAAATGCAAAAGCTCGTAAATATG GAATGCTAAGTGGTGCCCTTGGGACCCCAGGAGGAGGACAGGCAGCCGGCCTGGGAAGAGTGCCAGGAGGGGGAGCAGGGACTGGACTAGGCCAGGGAGGAGTGCCTGGATCTGGGATTGGTGGAGGTCGAGGAGTCCCTGGTGGTTATGTTCCTGGTTCTGGATATGGAACTGTTGGTGGTTATGGACCAGGAGGGGGTGCTGGAACTGGACTTGGCCAGGGAGGAGTTGGGGCCATACCAGGTGGCTACGGGGCTGGGCCTGGTGGTTATGGACCAGGCGGAgctggacagggacagggtgcAGTGAAGCCAAACAAATCAGGTTATGGCTCCTCCTCCTTGGGTGGAGCTCACTTTGGACCAG GAGGTGGAGCAGGTGGGGTACCTGGTGCTGGAGATGCCAGGCGAAGAGGAGGAGTACCAG GAGGATACGGAGTAGGAGAGGTGGGacaagcagggcagaaat CCAAGGCACAGAAGGCAG